The Stutzerimonas stutzeri RCH2 genomic interval GAAAGTACGACTGCAACCCCTCGGCCTGCATGCGCGATCCGCCAACCCCGATGAATTCGACATCGGCATGCTGAGCCTTCAGCGCCTGCATCAGGCCCGCACCAAGGATGTCACCGGAGGATTCCCCGGCTACTAGGGCAACCCTGAGCGGCCGGCTCATTTCAGCGGGTGATGCCACGAGTCGAAGCCTGAATCGAGTCGCGGAAGATCGCGACCTCGGGGAATGCCGCCGCACTCTCGGCCAGCTCGCTGAGGGCGGCCTCCACGGTCAATCCCTTGCGGTAGACGATCTTGTAAGCGTTGCGCAGGGCATGAACGGCTTCGGCGCTGAAGCCACGACGACGCATGCCCTCGAAGTTCATGCTGCGCGCCTCCGCCGGATTGCCAAAAACGGTGACAAACGCCGGCACATCCTTGCCAATCGCAGTGCCCATGCCGGAGAAGCTATGGGCGCCGATATGACAGAACTGATGCACCAGGGTGTAACCAGAAAGAATGGCCCAGTCGCCTACATGGACATGACCGGCCAACGCGGTGTTGTTGACCAGAATGCAATGATTGGCGATCACGCTGTCGTGGCCAATGTGTGCATAGGCCATGATCAGGTTGTGATTACCGATAGTGGTTTCCGATCGATCCTGAACGGTGCCGCGGTGGATGGTCACACCCTCGCGAATCACGTTGTGATCGCCAATCACCAGACGTGTCGGCTCGCCTTTGTACTTCAGGTCCGGCGTATCTTCGCCGACCGAGGAGAACTGATAAATGCGATTGTGGCGCCCGATGCGAGTCGGTCCTTTTATGACCACGTGCGAGGCAACCACAGTACCTTCGCCAATCTCGACATCCGCGCCGATGATCGACCAAGGCCCGACCTGGACGTCATCCGCCAGCCGGGCCGCAGGGTCGATAATGGCGCGAGGGTCGATCAAACTCATATCTTCTGTTCCGCGCAGATGATTTCTGCCGAGCAGACCGGCTTGCCATCGACGCTGGCGCGGCAATCGAACTTCCAGATGCCACGCTTGGCGCTGATGAAAGAAGCCTCCAGGACCAGCTGATCACCGGGAACGACCGGCTGGCGAAAACGCAGCTTGTCAGAGCCAACGAAATAGTAAAGCGTGCCATCGGATGGCTTGACACCCATCATCTTGAAGCCGAGCAGGCCGGCAGCCTGCGCCATGGCCTCGATGATCAGCACTCCCGGCATGATCGGATGCTGTGGAAAATGCCCGTTGAAGAACGGCTCATTGATGGTGACGTTCTTGTAGGCACGAACGCGCTTGGCCTCGAGGTCCATCTCCGTCACACGATCCACCAGCAGGAACGGGTAGCGGTGAGGCAAATATTCGCGAATCTCGTTGATATCCATCATGTCAGGAAAGAGCCTGTAAAAAAGTATAGGGCAGCCTGCGCTGAAAGCTCGCGCGAGCACTGACAGCGCATTAACCCCGAAAAAGTCGGATCAGACGGTAAGCTCAGGCATCAGAAGCCGGATTCTGCGCCTGAGTCACGGCGGCCAGGCTTTTCTCCAACTGTTGCAGCCGGCGGGCCATATCGTCCAGCTGACGGATCCGCGCCGCGCTTTTTCTCCAATCGGCCGCATTCTGCATTGCCGTGCCGGAGGAATAGCTGCCAGGCTCGGTAATGGAACGGGTGACCATGGTCATCCCCGTCACGAACACGTTGTCGCAGACCTCGATGTGCCCAACCATGCCGACCCCACCAGCGATCATGCAGTTGCGCCCGATCTTGGTGCTACCGGATATGCCGGCGCAACCAGCCATCGCGGTGTTGTCACCCACCTGCACGTTGTGCGCAATCATGATCTGGTTGTCCAGCTTCACGCCGTTGCCGATGAGCGTGTCGGAAAGCGCGCCGCGGTCAATGGTTGTATTGGAGCCGATTTCGACATCATCGCCGATACGCACGCCGCCTATCTGTGCAATCTTCTGCCAGGCACCCTTCTCCTTGGCGAAACCGAACCCCTCGCCGCCGATCACCGCGCCCGACTGGATCACCACGCGCTTGCCTATCAGCACATCGTGATAAAGCGT includes:
- the lpxD gene encoding UDP-3-O-(3-hydroxymyristoyl)glucosamine N-acyltransferase, producing the protein MAGAVFTLGQLAGELGGSLRGDAALIVSGLATLQEAGPSQLSFLANAQYRKYLAVTQAAAVLLSPADAEAYDRPAIIVSDPYLAYARASHLFETRPQTASGIHPTALVAADAHVHPSASIGPYVVIESGASIEADVVIGAQSFIGARSRIGEGGRLAPRVTLYHDVLIGKRVVIQSGAVIGGEGFGFAKEKGAWQKIAQIGGVRIGDDVEIGSNTTIDRGALSDTLIGNGVKLDNQIMIAHNVQVGDNTAMAGCAGISGSTKIGRNCMIAGGVGMVGHIEVCDNVFVTGMTMVTRSITEPGSYSSGTAMQNAADWRKSAARIRQLDDMARRLQQLEKSLAAVTQAQNPASDA
- the lpxA gene encoding acyl-ACP--UDP-N-acetylglucosamine O-acyltransferase; translation: MSLIDPRAIIDPAARLADDVQVGPWSIIGADVEIGEGTVVASHVVIKGPTRIGRHNRIYQFSSVGEDTPDLKYKGEPTRLVIGDHNVIREGVTIHRGTVQDRSETTIGNHNLIMAYAHIGHDSVIANHCILVNNTALAGHVHVGDWAILSGYTLVHQFCHIGAHSFSGMGTAIGKDVPAFVTVFGNPAEARSMNFEGMRRRGFSAEAVHALRNAYKIVYRKGLTVEAALSELAESAAAFPEVAIFRDSIQASTRGITR
- the fabZ gene encoding 3-hydroxyacyl-ACP dehydratase FabZ — translated: MMDINEIREYLPHRYPFLLVDRVTEMDLEAKRVRAYKNVTINEPFFNGHFPQHPIMPGVLIIEAMAQAAGLLGFKMMGVKPSDGTLYYFVGSDKLRFRQPVVPGDQLVLEASFISAKRGIWKFDCRASVDGKPVCSAEIICAEQKI